One segment of Chthonomonadales bacterium DNA contains the following:
- a CDS encoding PEP-CTERM sorting domain-containing protein yields the protein MMNPLSALVGLAALALVAGGAGAQVTVSVPGTSDPWLAGMPAGSTASSGDVAPAQSPVEVLGLTLVGGALLTFDATGSVSNTPSPSGLTPDGGGFVGHSAGDENGIANVVAPNNSLVGVFLDAGQPDLTPAPATLNFIGIGLDFVGLSPLLKQVFFIGDGVTSGSVAQQFTVPAGATRLYLGTMDGYGWYNNSGSFTVRVSGGAATPAVPEPSPLAALACGGLVLGGLALRRSLRA from the coding sequence ATGATGAATCCATTGTCAGCACTGGTGGGCCTGGCCGCGCTGGCGCTTGTCGCTGGCGGCGCCGGGGCGCAGGTCACGGTGAGCGTGCCCGGCACGTCCGACCCCTGGCTGGCGGGCATGCCGGCGGGCTCGACGGCCAGCTCGGGCGACGTGGCCCCGGCGCAGTCGCCGGTGGAGGTCCTCGGCCTGACGCTGGTCGGGGGCGCCCTGCTGACCTTCGATGCCACCGGCTCCGTCAGCAATACCCCGTCCCCGTCCGGCCTCACTCCGGACGGCGGCGGCTTCGTCGGCCACAGCGCGGGCGATGAGAACGGCATCGCGAACGTCGTCGCGCCGAACAACTCGCTCGTGGGCGTGTTCCTGGACGCAGGCCAGCCCGACCTCACGCCGGCGCCCGCCACGCTCAACTTCATCGGGATCGGCCTGGACTTCGTGGGCCTCTCGCCGCTGCTCAAGCAGGTGTTCTTCATCGGAGACGGCGTGACCAGCGGCAGCGTGGCGCAGCAGTTCACCGTGCCCGCCGGGGCCACGCGGCTGTACCTGGGCACCATGGACGGGTACGGCTGGTACAACAACTCCGGCTCGTTCACGGTGCGTGTCAGCGGCGGCGCCGCCACCCCGGCCGTGCCCGAGCCCTCCCCCCTGGCCGCGCTGGCCTGCGGCGGCCTCGTGCTCGGTGGGCTGGCGCTGCGCCGCTCGCTCCGGGCCTGA
- a CDS encoding Gfo/Idh/MocA family oxidoreductase, which translates to MRRIKAAIIGTGFIGPAHVEAARRLGFVEMAALCENGQELAEAKASQLHIDRAYGSVDALLADPEIEVVHNCTPNHLHFDISSRILDAGKAVISEKPLAMTTGESRKLVEKAEKAGIVNAIDFNYRYYPLVQQARSMVARGDLGDVFHANGSYTQDWLYLATDWNWRLVPELSGESRAVADVGSHWCDCIQFVSGRRITDVYGHLHTIHRERMKPKKEVETYSGKLLTAADYEPVPIHTEDYATVLFRLDNGAVGSFSVSQCFAGRKNRLFYELSGSRCSLVWDQERPNEMLVGYREKPNELLVKDPSLLTPEARLYAHFPGGHPEAYPDGLKNFLWRVYTYIAEPRETVDFSTFRDGHNELAICEAVLASAGSGKWEPVAY; encoded by the coding sequence ATGCGCAGGATCAAGGCCGCCATCATCGGCACGGGCTTCATCGGCCCGGCCCACGTCGAGGCCGCGCGCCGCCTCGGCTTCGTCGAGATGGCGGCCCTCTGTGAGAATGGCCAGGAGCTGGCCGAGGCCAAGGCGAGCCAGTTGCACATCGATCGGGCCTACGGCAGCGTCGACGCCCTGCTCGCCGACCCCGAGATCGAGGTCGTGCACAACTGCACGCCCAACCACCTGCACTTCGACATCAGCTCTCGCATCCTCGACGCCGGCAAGGCGGTCATCTCCGAGAAGCCGCTCGCCATGACGACCGGCGAGTCGCGCAAGCTCGTGGAGAAGGCCGAGAAGGCCGGCATCGTCAACGCGATCGACTTCAACTACCGCTACTACCCGCTCGTGCAGCAGGCCCGGTCGATGGTGGCGCGCGGTGACCTGGGCGATGTGTTCCACGCCAACGGCAGCTACACGCAGGACTGGCTTTACCTGGCGACCGACTGGAACTGGCGCCTGGTGCCCGAGCTCAGCGGGGAGTCGCGCGCCGTGGCCGACGTGGGCTCGCACTGGTGCGACTGCATCCAGTTCGTCAGCGGACGCCGGATCACCGACGTCTACGGCCACCTGCACACCATTCACAGGGAGCGCATGAAGCCGAAGAAGGAGGTCGAGACCTACTCCGGCAAGCTGCTCACCGCCGCCGACTACGAGCCCGTGCCGATCCACACCGAGGACTACGCGACGGTCCTGTTCCGGCTCGACAACGGCGCGGTCGGCTCGTTCTCGGTCTCCCAGTGCTTCGCGGGCCGCAAGAACCGGCTCTTCTACGAGCTGTCCGGCTCCCGGTGCTCGCTGGTGTGGGACCAGGAGCGGCCCAACGAGATGCTGGTGGGCTACCGTGAGAAGCCCAACGAGCTGCTCGTGAAGGATCCCTCGCTGCTGACGCCGGAGGCGCGCCTGTATGCGCACTTCCCCGGTGGCCACCCGGAGGCCTACCCGGACGGGCTCAAGAACTTCCTCTGGCGCGTCTACACCTACATCGCCGAGCCGCGCGAGACGGTCGACTTCAGCACCTTCCGCGACGGCCACAACGAGCTGGCCATCTGCGAGGCGGTTCTGGCGAGCGCGGGGAGCGGCAAGTGGGAACCGGTGGCCTACTGA
- the cas2 gene encoding CRISPR-associated endonuclease Cas2: MIYGGVRAVWVIAMFDLPVDTKQARRSYARFRNALRDDGFTMLQFSVYARPCPSDENAKVHAARVARALPPAGEVRILQITDLQFGRMQIFLGKRPTPVEKPPEQLSFF, encoded by the coding sequence ATGATCTACGGAGGAGTGCGGGCCGTGTGGGTCATCGCGATGTTCGATCTTCCCGTGGACACGAAGCAAGCGCGCCGCAGCTACGCGCGCTTCCGCAACGCGCTGCGGGATGATGGCTTCACCATGCTGCAGTTCAGCGTCTACGCGCGCCCCTGCCCCTCGGACGAGAACGCGAAGGTGCACGCCGCGCGGGTGGCGCGCGCGCTGCCGCCGGCGGGCGAGGTGCGCATCCTGCAGATCACCGACCTGCAGTTCGGGAGGATGCAGATCTTCCTCGGAAAGCGGCCGACGCCAGTAGAGAAACCGCCCGAGCAGCTCAGTTTCTTCTGA